TCAGCATCTGGCTTGACGACCTATCACGTTCACGCATCGTCTCTGGCGGTCTGCGCGATTTGATCACCAACCGTTCGGTTTCTGGCGTAACTACCAACCCGACCATCTTTGCCGGTGCGCTGGCCAAGGGTGAGGGCTACCAGGCTCAGGTTGCTGAACTTGCTGCTGCGGGAGCATCCGCTGAAGAAGCAATCTTCGAAATCACCACCAAAGACGTTTCGGATGCCTGTGACATCTTTGCTGGCGTTTACGCAGAGACAAAGGGCTTTGATGGCCGCGTGTCAATCGAGGTTGAGCCTGGACTGGCAAACGACACCGATGGCACCATCTCTCAGGCCAAGGAACTGTTTGCCAAGGTCAACCGCGAGAACGTAATGATCAAGATTCCTGCAACCAAGCCAGGTCTAGGCGCTATCACCGCAGTAATTGCTGCAGGTATCAGTGTCAACGTAACCTTGATTTTCTCTCTCGAGCGCTACCGCGAGGTTATCGCTGCTTACATCGCTGGTATCGAGCAGGCAAAGGCCAACGGCCACGATCTGTCAAAGATCCATTCAGTAGCATCATTCTTCGTTTCACGCGTTGACACCGAAGTTGACAACCGTTTGGTAACTGCTGGGCACCCTGAGTTGAAGAGCCAGGCTGCACTTGCTAACGCTCGTCTTGCCTACGAAGTATTTGAGCAGTCTTTTGCTACTGACGCTTGGGCAGCACTTGCTGCCGCAGGAGCAAACGTACAGCGCCCATTGATGGCATCTACCGGTGTAAAGGACCCAGCGCTGCTTGACACCCTTTACGTGACCGAATTGGTTGCTCCTCAGCTGGTCAACACCATGCCTGAGAAAACTATGGAGGCCGTCTATGACCACGGTGTTATTCCTGCCGCTTCAATCACCAACAACTACGAAGCTGCTCGCGAGGTTCTTGCAGCAGTTGAGGCCGCTGGAGTTTCATTGGCTGACGCAACTCAGGTTCTAGAAACCGAGGGTGTAGACAAGTTCATCGTTTCTTGGAACGAACTAGTTCAGACCGTTGACACCGCACTCAAGGCGGCAAAGTAATGTCGCTAAAGGTCGTTGTAGCCGGTACTGCCGCGGCAGCTGTTGCCAACAACATTGATGCACTAGTTGCCGACAAGGTGGCTAGCCGCATTGCTGCGAAGGACTTTACCCTTTGGGGTAAGGATGCTGAATCAGAGTCAGCCATTCGTCTAGGTTGGGTCAACTCTGCAACCGACTCTGCTCCCCTAGTTGAGGGCATTTTGGCTCTAAAGGCCGAGTTCAACGCAAAGGGCGTTGACCGCTTTGTTCTTTGTGGAATGGGTGGATCCTCGCTTGCTCCTGAGGTTATTACCCGCACCGCCGGTGTTGAGCTAGTTGTTTTGGACTCGACTAATGCCGACCAGGTTGGGGCTGCGCTAGCCGGCGACCTAGCTCGTACCGCGATCATTGTTTCTTCCAAGTCAGGCTCGACTGTAGAAACCGACTCTCAGAAGCGCATTTTCGAGAAGGCCTTCACCGATACCGGAATCGATAAGGCCGACCGAATCGTTGTGGTTACTGACCCGGGTTCTCCGATGGAGGCAGCTGCTAAGGCAGATGGTTACCGTATCTTCAATGCAGACCCAACTGTGGGTGGCCGTTACTCGGCGCTAACCGCATTTGGTTTGGTCCCGTCTGGACTTGCCGGTGCCGATATTGCCGGTCTTCTGGCTGAGGCGGCTGAGGCTGCCGAGGTTTTGTCATCTGATTCAGTTGACAACCCAGGCCTGATTCTAGGTGCCGCCCTGGCTTGCACCCCAGGCGAAATGGGAAACCGCGACAAAATTGGAATCGTTGCTGACGGAACTGAAATCATCGGTTTTGGTGACTGGGCCGAGCAGCTAATTGCAGAGTCGACTGGAAAGCTCGGCAAGGGCATTCTTCCTGTAGTGCTAACCCCAACCAGTCAGGAACTCCACTCGGGTCTTGCCGACCTGGTTGCCGTTCACGTTCAGGCTGATGCAAAGCCGGTTTCCGGAGACACCGTATCGGTTTCAGGCTCACTGGGTGCTCAGTTCTTGCTTTGGGAGTACGCAACCGTAGTGGCAAGCCGACTGATTGGCATCAACCCGTTTGATCAGCCAGACGTTGAATCTGCAAAGATCGCAGCACGAGGAATGCTAGAGCAACGTGACGCTGTAATTCCTGCGCTGTTCACCGATGCAGGCATCGATGTTCGAAGCACCGAACTTGCTGTGTCAGGTACAACAGTTTCAGCTGCAATTGCGGCGCTGTTGGCTCAGCTTGACGATGACGAGGGCTACCTCTCAATTCACGCCTATCTTGACCGCACTTCAGTCGCCGAGGCCGAAGAGCTTCGCGACCTGTTTGCTGTCAAAACCCGTCGTCCTGTGACTTTTGGTTGGGCACCACGTTTCTTGCACTCAACTGGTCAGTACCACAAGGGTGGTCCGCGCCAGGGTGTTTACCTTCAGTTGGTTTCTGAGGCTGCTGCAGACATCCAAGTTCCTGGTCGTGACTTCACCTTCGGTGAGCTGATCGCCTCTCAGGCAGCCGGTGATGCCAAGGTTCTTGGCCAGCTTGGTCGCCCGGTGCTGACACTAACTTTGGCAGATGCCAAGGCTGGCGTTGCACTTATCAAGTCAGCCCTCTAAGGAGAAAACTTAATGAGCAAGCTCTCAGCGGGCCACAACCCGCTTCGCGATGCGGGTGACCGCAGACTCAACAGAATTGCGGGCCCAAGCAGCCTGGTTATTTTTGGTGTTACCGGTGACCTATCCCGTAAGAAGCTGATGCCAGCTGTCTACGACCTTGCCAACCGTGGCTTGT
This portion of the Rhodoluna limnophila genome encodes:
- the tal gene encoding transaldolase, which translates into the protein MSNSPLAQLAANGVSIWLDDLSRSRIVSGGLRDLITNRSVSGVTTNPTIFAGALAKGEGYQAQVAELAAAGASAEEAIFEITTKDVSDACDIFAGVYAETKGFDGRVSIEVEPGLANDTDGTISQAKELFAKVNRENVMIKIPATKPGLGAITAVIAAGISVNVTLIFSLERYREVIAAYIAGIEQAKANGHDLSKIHSVASFFVSRVDTEVDNRLVTAGHPELKSQAALANARLAYEVFEQSFATDAWAALAAAGANVQRPLMASTGVKDPALLDTLYVTELVAPQLVNTMPEKTMEAVYDHGVIPAASITNNYEAAREVLAAVEAAGVSLADATQVLETEGVDKFIVSWNELVQTVDTALKAAK
- a CDS encoding glucose-6-phosphate isomerase gives rise to the protein MSLKVVVAGTAAAAVANNIDALVADKVASRIAAKDFTLWGKDAESESAIRLGWVNSATDSAPLVEGILALKAEFNAKGVDRFVLCGMGGSSLAPEVITRTAGVELVVLDSTNADQVGAALAGDLARTAIIVSSKSGSTVETDSQKRIFEKAFTDTGIDKADRIVVVTDPGSPMEAAAKADGYRIFNADPTVGGRYSALTAFGLVPSGLAGADIAGLLAEAAEAAEVLSSDSVDNPGLILGAALACTPGEMGNRDKIGIVADGTEIIGFGDWAEQLIAESTGKLGKGILPVVLTPTSQELHSGLADLVAVHVQADAKPVSGDTVSVSGSLGAQFLLWEYATVVASRLIGINPFDQPDVESAKIAARGMLEQRDAVIPALFTDAGIDVRSTELAVSGTTVSAAIAALLAQLDDDEGYLSIHAYLDRTSVAEAEELRDLFAVKTRRPVTFGWAPRFLHSTGQYHKGGPRQGVYLQLVSEAAADIQVPGRDFTFGELIASQAAGDAKVLGQLGRPVLTLTLADAKAGVALIKSAL